GTATCAGCCTTGCCGGTGAACGCAACCACTTGAGCACCAAAGTTCTTAGCCTTTTCACTGAAAAGCAAAACTGAGGAAGTAGAACCTGAACCACTGGCTACCACCAGCACATCACCATCACCGATTGCAGGACAATCTACCTCTCCCACAATATACACCCTGTATCCAAGGTGCATGAGTCGCATAGCAAAAGCCTTCAAAATCAAAAAACTTCTTCCCCGGGCCCAGAAAAAAAGGCGTTTACTTTTCCACTCCGATGCAACGTCCTTGAAAAGTCCAGATAGTGCCTTTTGGTCCAAAGTTTTAAGCAATGCATAAGCCTCATCCAGCACTACTTTTAAAACCGAAGAGAAATCAGG
This portion of the Thermatribacter velox genome encodes:
- the hxlB gene encoding 6-phospho-3-hexuloisomerase, with protein sequence MSTNLPDFSSVLKVVLDEAYALLKTLDQKALSGLFKDVASEWKSKRLFFWARGRSFLILKAFAMRLMHLGYRVYIVGEVDCPAIGDGDVLVVASGSGSTSSVLLFSEKAKNFGAQVVAFTGKADTPLAKIADVVVSFKSEKAPPSIQLFANGSGTRFEDALFLFFDACILYLIWDRREKAYQEMMLRHANLE